A window of Bacteroidota bacterium genomic DNA:
ATGTGGCAGCCAATTCCATACACGGTATCGGTAGGATAAATCACAACTCCATCATCGAGTAAGCACTCTCTTACAATTCTTATTTTTTCCTCTTCAGGTTCTGCAGGAGTTATTTTCAGAAGCATACAGTTCGATTAACAATGCCATGTTGAAACATTGTGTGCGAAAGTATTACTAAAATTCATGCCTGTTCTACCTTTAAAAATCTTTTTGACGTATGAAAAAAATATTTTTATTTCTTGTTTTTATTTCGCTGCTTGTGCCGCTGGCGCCTTTTTCCTCTGCGCAGATTTACAATAATGATTTTTCCAAACTTCAGAAACAAAATCTTTTCAAGGATAATAAAGTGTGGATGGTTTACGGATGGACTTTCTTATATGAAAAAGGAAAGCAGGCGAAGAAGGGAAAAAAAACTTCTTATGAACGATTTGATAGAAACGGCAACCGCACGGAAGAAGTTTATTATGATGCCAAGGGAAATTCCACCTACACCTGTGAATATTTATACGATGAAAACGGAAATGAAATAAAAAAGATGGGCGGCTCGGGAGAGGAAGTGATTTACGATAAATGGAATTATACTTTTTCAGATGATGGAAAAAAATGTGAACGCAAATCGGAATATAAAAAAGGAAAAGATTCAAAATGGATTTACTCGTTTGATGACAAGCAAAACATTGCACAAGAAATTTATTATGACGTAAGCGGAAGCATGGCGTATAAATGGGAATTTTCTTATGACAGCAAACAGAATGTAATTGAAAAGAAAGAACTGGATTCCTACGGAAATGTGTATCAGAAGTGGGCATACAAGTATGATGATAAAGGAAACAATATTGAAATGGCGCATTATGTTTCCAATAATCAACTATACAGGATTTACCAGACGCGCTATGATAAAAAAGGAAACATGAAATCAAAATTTACTTTCGACAAAGATGAGAATGTGCTGGAACTCACTGTTTATGTTTACCAGTTTTATGAAGGGCTTCATGCTCCGCGTACGCTGGGTAACAAGCAATAATTTTTTCAGAACACTTTTATTATTTGGCAAAGAAGAATTACGACAGCGCCAGTTAGTGCAATTGTTGCAACCGCTTTCGATATTCTTGCCGGCAAATAGAATTTATATCCTATACAGAAAAACACATACGAAGCAATGGCAGAAATAAAAAAAGATACTTGTGAAAGCGCGCGGGCAGGAGGTACATCATATAAAATCCATGATGCAGGGAATACTAAAACTAAAATTACAATGCCTGCAATGAATATATTCTTCAATAGAAATGAAAAAAGTTTTTTGAGTTCTGTTTTTCTTTCAGAAGAAAAAGTTTCTCCAATAAATATCCAGGGAATTCCGAAAAGGAATAAATAGAGGATAACTTTTGGAGTGAGAAGGAAAATAATTTTTAAATACGCTTTTATTGCCATTATAAAGTGTGCAGTGAAACCGGCATGAGTGAGCATGTCTTTTCTTTCCCATGTTCCAGGAGCAAAAATAGTAATCAGATAGAATAAACTCAAGAATACAATTGCACTAAGGAGTAATTTTTTCTGTAACTGATTCGTCACGGGATAAAAAATATTTTTTCTTTTTAGTATAAATAAAATGACAAGAAATAAAATAAAAATTATAGCGTATGATTCTGCTGCGCCAGCAATGTATGCTGCAAGAATAAGAAGTAAGAAAAAATAAAACAGGTTTGGTTTTTTGGAAAAAAAAATCCGCAAAAGAAAATTTCCCATAATAATGCTCCACAAATAGGTAAAACCTGAAACATACCAGAACCAAACTTCATCTACGTCATAGGATATAAAAAATAAACATGCGCTTAGCTGTAAAGAATAGAGCAGGAGAGTGGTGTTATTCATTTTTGCCTGAAAGAGAGTAGAAAAAAAAATTCTAAGCAAAAGAAAAAATGAAAATATCAGAGCAAATAAAGTAAAACTTCGAATGGTAAAAAGAAAAAATTTATTGCTGCATCCTATAATCATTAAAAATGCCAGCGTATCGGCAGACCACCGTGCGCAGAAATTATTATAGCGGTCAGCAACAGCGCCAAGAACTCCTTTTTGCTGAACAAAACTTAGCAAGGCCATGTCATCTGCGCTGCATTTTTTGTTAATGCTGAGAACAAAATATAATATGAGGAATAAAATTCCGGCTAAGGAAAGCAAAATGAAATGTACTCTTGAAAACGTCATTCAATAAAAATAAAAAAGGAACCGAAACTTCTTTCGATTCCCTTTTTATGAAATCTTTTTTTTTAATTTTACTTTACTGCTGCAACAACAGCATTGAATGCTTCGGGGTGATTCAAAGCAAGGTCGGCAAGAACTTTGCGGTTAAGCCCGATGTTTTTCTTGGTTGCTTTAGAAATGAATTCTGAATAAGACATTCCAAGCGGGCGCACTGCTGCATTGATGCGCTGAATCCAAATTCCGCGGTAAACAAGTTTCTTGTCTTTTCTTCCGCGGTAAGCATAGGTTTGCCCTTTCTCGTAAACATTCTTGGCAATCGTAAAAACGTTTTTGCGTTTTCCCCAATAGCCGCGTGTGCGCTTGAGGATTTTTTTTCTGCGTGCTCTTGAAGCAACTGCGTTTACTGAACGTGGCATGACTTAGAGATTATAGATTATGAATGATAGATTGTAAATTAAATGCAAAGCATTGCTTTTACTCTCGGCAGGTTGGTCGGATGCACCAATGCGGCATGAGTTAAATGGCGCTTGCGTTTTGTTCCTTTCTTGGTAAGGATGTGGCTTTTGAAAGCATGTTTCCTTTTTATTTTTCCTGATCCGGTGATTTTAAATCTTTTCTTGGCGCTGGAATTGGTTTTCATCTTCGGCATATATTTACTAAATTATGAATTAGTACTAATGTATTAATCTGGTTAATGTTTTATTTTTTTCTTCCTGGTCCAATCAGTATTATCATTTTCTTTCCGTCCTGCATAGGCATTTGTTCTATTTTTCCTGCTTCTTCCAGTTCTTTTGCAAAGCGCATCAGCAATGCTCTTCCCTGGTCTTTGAACATAATGGTTCTTCCTTTGAAGAATACATACGCCCTTACTTTAGAACCATCTTCGAGAAACTTAAGAGCATGATTTTTTTTGAAAGTAAAATCATGCTCATCGGTGTGCGGAGTGAAGCGGATTTCTTTTACAATCACTTTTTGCGTGCCCGCTTTTTTCTCCTTCTCTTTTCTCTTCAACTCATATAAGAACTTTTTATAGTCAATTACTTTGCAAACGGGCGGAGTTGCGTTTGGAGCAATCTCCACTAAATCCACTCCTGCGTCTGCTGCTATTTTGAGCGCTTCCTCTATTGAAACAACTCTCGGCTCTATTCCTTCTCCCACCACTCGAACTTGTGCGTGGCGAATCTTTTCATTTATCTTGTGCAGTTCCGGTTTCTGAAATCTTCCGCCCCTTGGCTGAAAAGGCCTTGGCTTAAATGTTCCTCCTGTCGGACGAGGCCTGTTGTAAAATGGTGCTGCGATAGTTCTTTAGTTTAGTTAATACTCTTTTTTATCCTTTCTTAAAAAGGAGGGCAAAGATAAATAAATTCAGTTAGCAGAGTAAATTATTTATTTCTCCTTTGGCATTACAACTCACATTATCAGGGATAAAACACTCAGAACCTTATTCTGCTTTCAATGAATGCCCCATTTTATCGCGCTTGGTCTGGAGATATTTTTTATTGTGCGCGTTCGATGGAATTTCTATCGGAACATTTTCCACCACTTCCAATCCATAGCCGAGCAAGCCCGCGCGTTTTTTCGGATTGTTGCTCATCAGTTTTATTTTATGTACGCCAAGGTCGCGCAGTATTTGCGCGCCCACTCCGTAATCGCGCGCGTCCATAGGCAAACCCAGCGCGTGGTTGGCTTCCACGGTATCTTTTCCCTGCTCCTGAAGTTTATATGCTTTTAATTTATTTAACAAACCAATTCCTCTTCCTTCCTGATTCATGTACACAATCACGCCTTTGCCTTCCTGCTCAATCATCTCCATTGCCTTGTGAAGTTGCGGCCCGCAATCGCAGCGCAGCGAATGAAAAATATCTCCGGTGAGGCAGCACGAGTGCACGCGCACCAGCACGGGCTCCTCTTTTTTCCACGAACCTTTTACGATTGCCAGATGTTCCTGCCCGCTGGTGATTTGTTTGTAGGCATACAATTCAAACGAGCCGTGTTCCGTGGGAAGATTCACTTTCACTTCGCGCTTCACGAGCGTTTCTTTTTCCACGCGGTAGGCAATGAGGTCTTTGATGGAAATTATTTTGAGTGAAAACTTTTTTGCAATCAGGAAAAGTTCGGGAAGACGCGCCATGCTTCCGTCTTCATTCATAATTTCAACGAGCGCTCCCGCGGGTTCATGCCCTGCAAGTTTTGCCAGATCCACTGCGGCTTCGGTATGCCCTGCGCGCTTGAGCACTCCGCCATTCTGAGCAATGAGCGGAAAAATATGTCCGGGCCTTCCTAAATTTTCGGGAGAAGTTTTTTTGTCTATGAGCGCGCGAATGGTTCGTGAACGTTCATGGGCAGAGATTCCCGATTTATTTTCTTTTCCTAATAAATCCACTGATACGGTAAAAGCAGTTTCGTGGTGCGAAGTATTTTTAGAAACCATCAAATCGAGTTTCAATTCTTTCGCTCGCTCTTCGGTAATGGGAGCGCAAATCAATCCACGCCCTTCTTTCGACATAAAATTTATAATCTCAGGCGAAGCGTTGCGCGCACTCGTAACAAAGTCGCCTTCGTTCTCGCGGTCTTCGTCATCCACTACGATAATTACTTTTCCATTTTTGATTTCTGCAATGGCTTCTTCGATGGTGTTTAGTGATGATTTCATAGGAAATCGAAGATACGAATAATTATCTTTTAGTCGGAGTCCACACACTCGATTTCACTCCGCCAATAAATTTGAAGAAGCCAATCAGCAAAGCAAGATTGGTAGAAAAGAAATGTGTTATGAGGCGAGTAGGAGAAGAAAGTTTAAGAGAGGAAAGAAGTAAGTCAAAAGTTAAAAGAAGAAGTAAAAGATTTTGCAGAAGAAAAAAGATTCCGTAGAAATTTGTTTGTAATTCGTATGTTCGTAAAGATTCGTGCTTCGATACAATCAAAATAAAATTACTAATGTAAAGACCTATCATCATAAATGGCCCAAACCACCTCAGCACTTTATGCGAGAAAAAACAAAATGAAAGTTTATTGAAACGAAAGAGTATCTGAGAGAACGCAAAAAGATTTTGAAAACTTCCTGTGGCAATTCTTATTTTCCGTTTAAACTCTACTTTCCAATCGGTGGGGACTTCCTCGTAAACTTTTGCGTTCATTTCGCTGATGGCTTTGCCACCTTTCTCCAAAACTTTCATGTTGATGTAAAAATCATCCACCAGAAAGTTTTCAGGAACTGGCGAGCAAAAAATTTTTCTCACCGCATAACATCCTCCAAACGGACCCATCATCATTCCAAAGACCTTTCCTTCGTTGTTTTTGATTCCGACTTCCCCGCGTATATACGTACTTTCCGCTTTTGCAATCCCTTTTCCCTGCTGATTTATATTAACCATGTTCGAATCTACGAGAGCAATTTCAGGATTAACAAAATGTTTTGCGAGTTCGCTAATTGTATTCTTGTCGAAGATTATGTTTGCATCGCTGAGAATCAGAACTTCATTCTTCGCGAGTGTTGCCAGCATGTTTATGATTTTCGGTTTGCCGCATCTCCCTTTGAAATTCACCAAGTGAACTTCAGGAAATGATTTTACAATTTCATTTGTTCTGTCTGTACTCGCATCAGAGCCAACAATCACTTCAATTTTTTCTTTAGGATAATCAGAATTAAAAATACTTTCCAGTTTCTGTTTAATTATTTTTTCTTCGTTATAGGCGGGAATCAGGATTGAGACATTAGGTTGACCGTTTGTTGTAGTTTGTGCGAGTGGGCGAGAGGCAAGAAGAATTTTCAAAAGCAATGGATAGATTATATATGTATGCGCCAGCGCTACAAACGAAACCCAGAATATGATTTGCAGTACAATCATGCAAGGTTTTGTTTGAAGAACTCAAGCAGTTTGTTCGTCACTTCATGACTGCTGAACCGTTGCCTTGCAAACTGCTGCGCATTATCTCCGATAATAGAGAAAAACATCGTTTCATTTATACACTTTGAAATTTTTTCCGCAAATGTTTCAGGAGTATCGGCAATCAAAATATTTTGTCCGTCTTTGCAGGGAATTCCTTCTGCGCCCAGCGAAGTGGAGATAATTGTTTTTCCCAGTGCCATTCCTTCAATAATTTTTACGCGAATGCCGCTTCCGCTTAACAAAGGAACAATCATAATTCCTTTTGAGTTCATGAAGTTATAAGCATTTTCAACTTCGCCAACCATAACAATATTTTTTTTTGCATCAACTGAAAATTTTTTTGCATTTCTTCCGGCAATATAAAATTTCAAATCAGGAAATTGATGATAGACTTTTTCCCATACGTTTTCTAAAAACCATTTTAATCCTTCCACATTTGGCAGCCAGTCAAGCGCGCCAATAAAAAACACCGAAGGGAATTCCATTTTTGTTTTATCAGGTTTCAAAACCGTTTCATCATAAGGCGCAGGACAAATATGCATCGGCAGTTCACACCCGAATGATTTTAATTTTTCTGCATCGCGTTCGGTAACCGAAGTGATCATATCATATTTGTTCAGCCGTTCGATTTCGTATTTCTTTAGTTGCCTTGCTAGAATTTTCAGATACCATTTCTTCAGAAAACTTTTTTCGTTCTCCGCAATACGCTCCCATATTTCGTGTTCAATGTTATGCGAGCGCATCACAATTTTTGTTTCTGAAAAAGCGCGGATGCTTTCCACATAGGGAGAAAGATAAAGCCCTTCGAGCTGAATGATGTCAAATTCT
This region includes:
- a CDS encoding glycosyltransferase family 4 protein translates to MRILQLCNKFVYPAKDGGAIAVINLTKSFSLQGCDVTVLAMNTSKHKFDLKNLPEEIKKLADWIAIDVDNEIKKFPALWNLLQNRSYNIQRFISSQYNDKLIELLHQKEFDIIQLEGLYLSPYVESIRAFSETKIVMRSHNIEHEIWERIAENEKSFLKKWYLKILARQLKKYEIERLNKYDMITSVTERDAEKLKSFGCELPMHICPAPYDETVLKPDKTKMEFPSVFFIGALDWLPNVEGLKWFLENVWEKVYHQFPDLKFYIAGRNAKKFSVDAKKNIVMVGEVENAYNFMNSKGIMIVPLLSGSGIRVKIIEGMALGKTIISTSLGAEGIPCKDGQNILIADTPETFAEKISKCINETMFFSIIGDNAQQFARQRFSSHEVTNKLLEFFKQNLA
- a CDS encoding bifunctional 3,4-dihydroxy-2-butanone-4-phosphate synthase/GTP cyclohydrolase II — encoded protein: MKSSLNTIEEAIAEIKNGKVIIVVDDEDRENEGDFVTSARNASPEIINFMSKEGRGLICAPITEERAKELKLDLMVSKNTSHHETAFTVSVDLLGKENKSGISAHERSRTIRALIDKKTSPENLGRPGHIFPLIAQNGGVLKRAGHTEAAVDLAKLAGHEPAGALVEIMNEDGSMARLPELFLIAKKFSLKIISIKDLIAYRVEKETLVKREVKVNLPTEHGSFELYAYKQITSGQEHLAIVKGSWKKEEPVLVRVHSCCLTGDIFHSLRCDCGPQLHKAMEMIEQEGKGVIVYMNQEGRGIGLLNKLKAYKLQEQGKDTVEANHALGLPMDARDYGVGAQILRDLGVHKIKLMSNNPKKRAGLLGYGLEVVENVPIEIPSNAHNKKYLQTKRDKMGHSLKAE
- a CDS encoding glycosyltransferase; the encoded protein is MIVLQIIFWVSFVALAHTYIIYPLLLKILLASRPLAQTTTNGQPNVSILIPAYNEEKIIKQKLESIFNSDYPKEKIEVIVGSDASTDRTNEIVKSFPEVHLVNFKGRCGKPKIINMLATLAKNEVLILSDANIIFDKNTISELAKHFVNPEIALVDSNMVNINQQGKGIAKAESTYIRGEVGIKNNEGKVFGMMMGPFGGCYAVRKIFCSPVPENFLVDDFYINMKVLEKGGKAISEMNAKVYEEVPTDWKVEFKRKIRIATGSFQNLFAFSQILFRFNKLSFCFFSHKVLRWFGPFMMIGLYISNFILIVSKHESLRTYELQTNFYGIFFLLQNLLLLLLTFDLLLSSLKLSSPTRLITHFFSTNLALLIGFFKFIGGVKSSVWTPTKR
- a CDS encoding translation initiation factor IF-3 gives rise to the protein MHKINEKIRHAQVRVVGEGIEPRVVSIEEALKIAADAGVDLVEIAPNATPPVCKVIDYKKFLYELKRKEKEKKAGTQKVIVKEIRFTPHTDEHDFTFKKNHALKFLEDGSKVRAYVFFKGRTIMFKDQGRALLMRFAKELEEAGKIEQMPMQDGKKMIILIGPGRKK
- the rplT gene encoding 50S ribosomal protein L20, encoding MPRSVNAVASRARRKKILKRTRGYWGKRKNVFTIAKNVYEKGQTYAYRGRKDKKLVYRGIWIQRINAAVRPLGMSYSEFISKATKKNIGLNRKVLADLALNHPEAFNAVVAAVK
- the rpmI gene encoding 50S ribosomal protein L35 translates to MPKMKTNSSAKKRFKITGSGKIKRKHAFKSHILTKKGTKRKRHLTHAALVHPTNLPRVKAMLCI